The following DNA comes from Bacillaceae bacterium S4-13-56.
CGTAAAGGTATATTCATAAAAATCTCCCAGTTCTATTACACATCAATATCCTCCCACTTCTTGTCCCTCATGGTTCTCATTTCCTTGTTAAAATCGCCCTTCTGGTAGGTCGTTTTTTTGCCGTGAAAAAGCAAATGGCCTATAACAAGGCCGTTACTAGGTTGTCCATCCTGATAAGTCATCGGAATCAAATCAAAAATCACAAAGTAACTAAAAATCCCAACTCCGAAGCCAAAGCACGAAGTTAGGATTTCATAAAATTACCTTTCTAGAATTTTAAAAAGTTCACCGAGATGAGTAATCTCATAGGTCGGAATAACCATATCATCTCTTTCTACCTGATGTCTGTTGACCCAAACAGATGGAATGCCTGCTCGATTAGCTCCAAGAATATCTGTGTTTAAATTATCCCCAACCATGAGGGCTTCCTTAGTAGAGACATCCAATAGGGTTAGAGCATATTCAAATATGGACTTATCTGGTTTCCCTCGGCCAAAATCTCCCGAGATTACGATCTCGTCAAAGTAAGGAACAAGCTCTGGAGTGATTTCTAGCTTTGTGTTTTGCAAATCCGGAGACCCATTCGTTAAAAGCAATAACTTATATTTTCCTTTCAATTGATCAAGGGTTTCAAAGGTGTCCTCATAAACGAAAGGGGCCTTCTTCCTTTCCTCTGGGAAACATTCTGCTAACTCCTGCCCAAAGGAAGGATCATCAATTCCAAGCTTCCTTAACCCATTCGTCCATGCTTCCTGACGATAGGATGGAGCAATCTCTTTCATTTTTCTAAAATCCTCTTGGTCATCTAAAAAATCCCCCCAAAGTCCTTCCATTGGGTTAATCCCTATCATTTGAGTAAAAGGGTAAGTTTCATAAGAGGAATAAAGCTTTCTTGCCTCTTCACGCACTGCATCTTCAAGCTTTGCTGCATTCAATCCATATTTTTTCTCTGCCACCTGACAGGTAGCAATAAACGCTGTTTTCACACTTTTTTGATCCCAAATGAGGGTATCATCCAAATCAAAAATAATCGCTGTTTTCACGACTCGTAACCCCACTTTATTAATCTGTATTTCTATTAGTTTATCATTTGAAACTCAGAAACAGTACAAAAACTCTTAAAAAAATCAAAGCTAATGCAAAAAGTCTGTAAAATCTTTTTCTCCCCCCAATTGTATCCCACTACACTTCGTGGTATCATATAAGTAATCAAATATTGATCGCATGTTACTAATTCAATTAGGCATAGTGGTGCATCATAAGGTCATTAGGGTAGGAACACCCTATGAATCGTGTATGTGCCTCTATGCTTTTTTATTGGACATGGTACGATAGAAACACAATAGAAAGAAGGAAGATAATCATGTTTTTCAATAAGTTTAAAAAGAATAAAAAGAATGAAATGTATGCTCCTGTGAATGGTGAAATTGTTCAACTTCAAGACGTTCCGGATCCAGTATTTAGTGAAAAGATGATGGGTGAAGGAATTGCGATTTTACCTGAAGAAGGTGAGCTATATTCACCAGTGGAAGGAAAGGTTATCCAGGTAGCTCCCACTAAGCACGCTATTGGAATTTTGGCAAGCGATGGTTCTGAAATTTTGCTTCATGTAGGTCTTGAAACGGTTTTATTAAAAGGGAGTGGATTTACCCCTCACGTGAAAGAGGGGGATGAAGTAACAGTTGGTCAACACATTATGAGTTTTGACCTCCCTTTCCTCAAGGAGAACGTTAGTAGCACGATTATTCCCATGGTTATTACCAACAGCTTAGATGGAAAAAAAGAATTTTTCCTTACAAAGGAATCTAAAGCTAAAAAAGGAAAAACTGTACTTATTACGATCATCTCATAAGAATATCTATGAAGGGAAAAGGAGGGGTTGGGGAAGTGAAAATCAAAAAAATATTAAACAATAATGCGGTCGTTGTGCTTGATCACGACGAGGAAAAAATAGCAATGGGGTCAGGGATTGCCTTCGAAAAAAAGAAAAATGACATCGTTAACCCTAATAAAATAGAAAAGATTTTTGTTATGAAAGAAAATGAAAAATTTCAACAGCTCCTCCAACAAATCCCGGAGGAATATGTAACTCTTTCTGAGGAGATTATTTCCTATGCTGAACAGTATCTAGACACAAAACTAAATGAACATATTCATATTGCTCTTACGGACCACCTATCATTTGCCATAGAACGAACAATAGACGGACTTCATCTAAAAAATAAACTTTTAAATGAAATTAAAATCTTATACAAAAAAGAATTTGAGATTGGTATGTGGGCCATTCAATTTATTGAAAAAGAAACAAGTGTAAAAATGCCTGTCGATGAAGCAGCCTATATCGCTTTGCACATTCATACTTCTAACGTTTCAAGCGGGAATATGGATCAGATCGTTCAACAAGCAACCATAATTAGCGACATGGTTCAAACGATAAAAAATTGCCTTGGGATTGATATTGAAGAAGACGATATTTCCTATCAACGTCTTATTACACACTTAAGATTTGCCATTTCTCGCTATAACGAGCAAGGCATATGTACAATGGATGAGGAAATGCTTACCATGTTGAAAACAAAATTTCGTCATTCCTTTCAATGTGCAGAACATGTTGCCCACACTACTTCTTCTCAATACAACATTAAATTACCTGACTCAGAGCTAGGATATATATGCATTCATATTGAACGATTACGTCAAAGATAAGCAACCAAAAGATATTGTAAAACTTGACTTAACGCCAGTCCTAATGGCGAAAGCCAATTTTTTTATGTACTATTAATCGACTAAAGTTTATAAAGTGAAATTTCAATCAATGGCTGTGCCCCACTGACATAAAGGCCCTTAAAACAAAACCGTACATTTTAGGGGTCCCCCACCTACTCTTCTCGTTTTACTTAAGATTTGATGTGGTATGACTGTCCGTTCATGCGGGATAAATTCTGATAATACAAAAATCATACATGATTTTACACTCGCATCCAGCATGAAAATTAAATTAATTCTGGGATGTTTATTTTTTTCATTTTTCCATTTTCAAAAAGGTTGTGATTTTTTTTAATGATGTGCGCACTATATTTCTTTTTTATT
Coding sequences within:
- a CDS encoding HAD family hydrolase, with translation MKTAIIFDLDDTLIWDQKSVKTAFIATCQVAEKKYGLNAAKLEDAVREEARKLYSSYETYPFTQMIGINPMEGLWGDFLDDQEDFRKMKEIAPSYRQEAWTNGLRKLGIDDPSFGQELAECFPEERKKAPFVYEDTFETLDQLKGKYKLLLLTNGSPDLQNTKLEITPELVPYFDEIVISGDFGRGKPDKSIFEYALTLLDVSTKEALMVGDNLNTDILGANRAGIPSVWVNRHQVERDDMVIPTYEITHLGELFKILER
- a CDS encoding PTS glucose transporter subunit IIA is translated as MFFNKFKKNKKNEMYAPVNGEIVQLQDVPDPVFSEKMMGEGIAILPEEGELYSPVEGKVIQVAPTKHAIGILASDGSEILLHVGLETVLLKGSGFTPHVKEGDEVTVGQHIMSFDLPFLKENVSSTIIPMVITNSLDGKKEFFLTKESKAKKGKTVLITIIS
- a CDS encoding PRD domain-containing protein, which produces MKIKKILNNNAVVVLDHDEEKIAMGSGIAFEKKKNDIVNPNKIEKIFVMKENEKFQQLLQQIPEEYVTLSEEIISYAEQYLDTKLNEHIHIALTDHLSFAIERTIDGLHLKNKLLNEIKILYKKEFEIGMWAIQFIEKETSVKMPVDEAAYIALHIHTSNVSSGNMDQIVQQATIISDMVQTIKNCLGIDIEEDDISYQRLITHLRFAISRYNEQGICTMDEEMLTMLKTKFRHSFQCAEHVAHTTSSQYNIKLPDSELGYICIHIERLRQR